DNA sequence from the Juglans microcarpa x Juglans regia isolate MS1-56 chromosome 5S, Jm3101_v1.0, whole genome shotgun sequence genome:
GACTACTCTTCCCCTCACGACAGAGAGAAGTTTTCTGCATAGATTTTGTGTAATTGCAGTCAATAAGATGAAATGTCTGTATCTTGAAGTCACAAGATTTTCACTTGGAATAAACACCTCGAGGCTTCATCTATCCAAAGGGAAAATAGAATCTTTAGAAGTTTGTGTGGTAgtaataattttagataaatgcGATGATGAGTATATGACTGTGATATCCTCCAAGCGTGTATGAGTGTCCTCCATGCAGATTACTGTGATAGTTACATTTGTGCTCTCTCATATGATATTTTGCCATTATGGATGTAATGGTAGATATATGATTAGGAAAGTGGCACATAAATCATAACAGTCTCAAgaaattttttaggaaaatttcaATAGAAAACACCCCAGTAATGGATAATATACAACCACTGCTTAATCTTGTCGTGAGGATTCTTCtgattcttttccttctttttttgggtCTAAACCCAAGTAATTGAAATTGCGGCCACAGATGAGCAcagggggaaaaaagaaaagaaaagttgatATCATGGGGATCCGAACATTTTCAGTCACTCTAGCAAGCATCGTTTGAACATCATTGAAAATTTGCAAAGACTCAGGAACATGATATTTTCAATATCAGAAAAAAAGTTTCCTTCCTGATTTTGCAGTTCTGTTATTCGTTGTACGAATTCATCTCCATATACAGCACAAACACAAAATCTAATGGTAATCTACGACTGAAGGGCTGCGTTTGCGTCATGGTTGTTGAAGGGAGCTGAGACACACAGAGAGGGACAGCTGTGCCTGTTGGCACTGGGCCCGCTTTGTCGCGGTCCCACCGCTCGAGCAGAAACTCCGGACGGCCTCCATCTCGTCCGGACAGGCCAGCGAGACCAGGCACTGCGCCAGCGCCCGGTTAAGGTGCTTACACGCCGCATCCCGAGCCGGACCGAGAGGCACCTTCCTGTGGCACTCCTCCAGCGCCCGCTGGAGCCGCTCGCACCCGTCCGACACcatcttcttctacttctcctCTTGTTGGTCCTCCggatttaggtttttttttttttttttttttttttttttttttttttttttttttttcagattccAGCATATCGTACTTCCTCACCGACACAGACTCCTTCACCTCCTCAATCCTCATCGACCTCCATGCTTTTTGCTTATTTTGGACCTTTTTTTAGTATGTTTTGATTATTAATTCAGTAATCCAaaagatattattaatttttttttagaaagatattatttttggttaaagaaaaatactaaaaatccaaaagatgtttgattaaagaaaaattataaaaattattttatgaattcaCATGACTTAATAGATACACGATGAATACTTTTTTACACTTAGAGCACTAGTAGCAAACTCAACAAAGTTATATTTTGGTTGAAATTTAACtatattgcataaaaattcactgTAATAGACTCAACAAAGCTACAGAACTTTTAATTTTGGTCATTTTTACTGGTCAAATTTGTTGAGTTCAAGATACtgtccaaatattattttagtataaaaaatttcatctctcGCGTGCTATTCGTTTCGTGCGAGCTCACAACTCTAAAAAATTCCTGTGTCTCAAAAGCACGAAGCGCCCACATCCCAACTTAACCACAAAAGGAAGTTAGTCTCTATCAGTCATTATTTCAATGACGTTACATCATCTTGTTAGAGTGTTTCAAGTTCTAATTCTATATTATTATGATAGTTGataccaattttttcttttaaaatctaatattaacattagaaaattaatacgtactttttaaataacaaataaatcttcaaattataattagaattaaaataaatgaaaatgtcaaaatcaatattttaataaaataatgatagatttggagagtttgttattttgtgttgttgaaaagtgactagttaaatttataaaagtgaattctttaatcaaattttagctaaaCTTTATTGAGTCCACTATTAATGTTCTAATATAACCcaatacaaaaatagaaaacgaTAGACttacaattctttttataatattttatataattatattttaaatgagggatatttttgtaagacaactcataaaagtaacatcattttatattaatatcctcattttaaaatataattatataaataattaaaaaaagagttgTGCATATATCATTTCTCCTTTTATATCTTTAGTTTCTTGACACGTTGGTTTAAGAGAATACAATGTGAGGTTGCAAATGTGTTTTCCTCTTAAATTTGATTTGGACATCTGTGTCAAAATTATGTTGTCTAATCCCGTTTCAAATATTACAATCTCTTAAGGTAGTTTATTGAAAGCTTACGTGTAtcttatgaaagaaaaatattaaatcttattcgtatatttcttttttaaaaagagttaggTCTACACATAAATCTTgcataatgaaatttaaatagATACACGTCcatttagatttagagatgagttaaaataatttgtgaataatagtaaaatttatgagttaaaatttgtgaatagtagtgatatgagttgagatgaaaattataaattgaataaaatattgttagaatattattttttaatattattattattattttaggatttagaataattgaattttttattatattttatgtataaatttataaaaattataatgatgagatgagatgggttgtgagtgtttctcaatccaaacctaaCCAATTGTAatacatttgtttttatttataatagaaaataattatataatctgATGGATCATATTAAACTACGTCAGTGCTTAAAgttacttatataaaatttttatttctatgtaGACGAAACATTTTTTCAGTTGCGGAATTTTGATTGTGCTTATTGTGAGGGCTCGTGCAAAATCACCGTTGTTTTTAAAGGTCCATACTGTATAGTTTGCAAATGACATCTCTCCAATAATTGCTTTGTTGAGTTTGTGCCATGGGATGACTTTTTGGCTCGAAGCCTTTTGAATCTTTGATCTCTTTCACCCAAAGTAGAATAGAAATTCAACAGATATCGTTCATGAGAGCGAGAATAAATATCATCAAATTGAAAGATCCTTGAAACGTATAAACATTCCATGAATCCAATCTCacgatatatgatatattatgctTCTAAatgcaccattttttttaagtgttacATGTGATAAATTtagtcattttaaaattataaataaaattttataattttagtcGCATGGGCCGCAGGGTGGGGTTTTCACTCCCGCCCTGCATGTCGGGGCCAAGGTGGACCCTCAATCCTCCCCGCTCTCCGCCCACTTTAATAACTTTAATAATGGACTACATTTTATTATaccaaaaaattattcataggtctaaaagtgatcaaaaacacatttaaaaatttaaattgtaaattcaaatttgtaaatatgactgtaatttaaaaattatgtaatttttaaatttattaatacatatattgtGTAAGTTGTAGTATAATACAAAAGTTTCATATTGCTTAAGTGTGATACTTGTATTATCAAGGTAATCTATAAAAGGGTCACTCTAGTACATTACAACTTATATAaagtattaagtaaaaattctacttaatgcatattattatatttatatatggtaaaaataataaacatttatatatttatattacaaaAAAGAGGTGCGGGGCAGGGTTGGGCCTTACCAGCCCTTGCCCTCGCTAGGGGGCCAGATGCGAGGCGGAGCAGCGGGGTGTGGGCTCCGCTACCCATCTCTATGTAAAAGGCATACAATAAAATAAGGTCATCACTATTTAAAGATCATTAGAAGATAAAACTGATGATAAAAGTTTAAGATGATAATAActcttctcatcagttactatttactactcCACAGCCTACACCCTACACTCTATATAAAAGAACTATTAAGTGTGAAATGTGaagataaataataactaatatatagCAAAACCTTTGAGAGAATGTTTGGGATAGCATTTAGAGAGAAATtctgtgtgagagagagagtttattGTGACAAGGTTTATACGTTTGAtctattttgtcaaaaaaatatatagggTCAACATTTAAAGTCGTGGAGTCCACGTAATGacgtatttatttaaaattagatcATTAACCTCAATCAAACAATCATATAAACAAAAGTTACATTCTCAAGTTACTGTGTAGATAGTAAAAtgcattataataataaaatttaaaaaaattttatttatcattctctacaccacacatcaatatgttatttatcattttatttaagaaaattttatttatcatttctacaccacacacaatatattattttttcccttttcaaatatatagtgtatgaatgatgagtaaaagaactCAAGTAGTTTAggaggaataaaaaaataaaaaaagtgtggtgtgtgggatgAGGAGTAGCaaaactatttatttaaatactacttatcatccttacaccacacatcaacatgtgatttatcttttttatttttttgtttaagcacgtatatttatatatcaatatatgcGTGTTTAgaatagaagaataaaaatgacaaattacatgTTGGTGTATAGAGTagaagatgataagtagaatttttctttatataaatttatgtgtttaaataaaatgataaaaataaccaATCACATATGTGATTTGAGAtgtcttataaattaaatattatcatttaaataatatgaatatataCTCCACTTAGAAATGGAATAAGCCTTACATAAAACGCCTATTCAACTTTATAAACGAAAACAAAACATTAGCACACCGAGAGAGGAGGGCCTCTCTTAACTTCACTATTGAGATAAAACCCATTGGAGTAGAcaagtaaataatattttatgaaaaattttatacattatattatcattttactttcatcatattaaataagatgtgacttatttatcaccattaaatgatcatttaatgcatgtttctttatcatttaatagtgataaatgtgccacatactacttaatatgatcaaaatagaatgagagtgtgatatataatattactcttattttatgagattttatgaGATATGGAGGCATTTGTCGAGCTCTTGTCTTTGTGTCCCACTTCTAAATTCATCCTACCATTGTTTCCGAGCCTCTCTTTCATAACCTCAAAGAGTTGTGATACACAGAAGCTTTACACTCTGTacaccacttaaaaaatatatgattttacttttttatcttcgtgtttcatatttcataaaacatgaaagaaaaaaaataaatttacatatttttaaacagTGTGTAGAAGTATGagaccatatataaaatttttcaaccTCAAAACATCCAATGGAAATTGGAAAAGAGCATACAGCAAGCATGGGATCCCATATCTATTATCTTTGAAATAATTGGGTGTGAATTGAAATGCTCAAGAGCATAAGGGTACAACCCTCTCTTTTCCCATATCCCACCCCCAATCGGGAGAGTTGAGTTATTCGAGGTGAATGGTATGGTACTTTTGGGGAGCAAACGTGAAGGGGCCTTATATCCCCACCAAACAAAATATCAATGGGATTCAAGaaattctcttttatatattccATGGCTCCAGGCCCATTTCTCCTCCGTTAAAATCCTCCACCCAGAATTGTTT
Encoded proteins:
- the LOC121267761 gene encoding uncharacterized protein LOC121267761, with the protein product MVSDGCERLQRALEECHRKVPLGPARDAACKHLNRALAQCLVSLACPDEMEAVRSFCSSGGTATKRAQCQQAQLSLSVCLSSLQQP